From a region of the Paeniglutamicibacter cryotolerans genome:
- a CDS encoding BlaI/MecI/CopY family transcriptional regulator gives MATLGDLERSVMELLWDSVEPLTANDLRDRLADSADDSKELAVTTVLTVLARLEKKSLVSRERSTRPHRYQPVTSREEHTVALMNEALGTVMDREAVLARFIGGISAQEAATLRNLLDTPRSA, from the coding sequence TTGGCCACTCTCGGCGACCTGGAACGCTCGGTGATGGAACTCCTGTGGGATTCCGTCGAACCGCTGACCGCCAATGACCTTCGCGATCGCCTCGCTGATTCCGCCGACGACAGCAAGGAACTGGCCGTCACCACGGTGCTCACCGTCTTGGCGCGCCTGGAAAAGAAGTCTCTGGTCTCCCGCGAACGCAGTACGCGTCCGCACCGCTACCAGCCGGTGACCAGCCGCGAAGAGCACACCGTTGCACTCATGAACGAGGCACTGGGCACCGTCATGGACCGCGAGGCCGTGCTGGCCCGCTTCATTGGCGGGATCTCTGCACAGGAGGCCGCGACACTGCGCAACCTGCTCGACACACCGCGCAGCGCATAG